DNA from Krasilnikovia cinnamomea:
GACCCGGGTGGACCGGCCAGTGGGCACCGCACCGGCACAAGGATCGCTGGCTCACCACGCATATCGTGACCCTAGTAACCGTTCGCGCCCGCCCTGCGGTACGTCCGCTGCACCGCCTCGTTGTCGTGCTCGGTCCCCACCCACATGCCGTAGCAGCCGCGCTCCCGGGCGATGTCCGCGAGCGCCCGCACGAGGGCCGTTCCGACGCCCCGCAGCCGGGCGTGCGGGGCGACGCCGAGTTCGTAGACGAACATCTCCGTACCCTTGTCGGGATGGGTCATCTCGACCCCGGAGATCATGCCGACCGCCCGGTCGCAGGCGTAGGGCCAGCAGGAGGTGATGGCCGGGGCGGCGAGGAACTTCTCGGTGGCCTCGGGGAGTGGCGGGCCGTCGAAGAGGTCGGCGGCCCGGCGCACCACGGCGGCATCCGTGATCCGCTCGATACGCATGGCGTCACCCTAGTGCCGCAGCCGCGCTGGGTTCCCGGGCCGGGCCCGGCCGGTACGCGGGACAATCCGGCCGAGGCTTCCCGGCGGGCGGCCGCCGAGCGACCCGACCCCGCGACGGGTCAACCGCGGACCCGCGTCGCCGTCTCGGCCAACCCGACGAGGCGGGGCACCAGCTGGTCCGGACCCGGCTCCGCGGCCAGTTCGGCGGCGAGCGCGCCGGCCGCCTTGCGAATGGTCGGGTCTCCGAGAAGGGCGTGCAGGTCGTCGACGGTCATCTCCTCGGGTTCGCGGTTCAGGCCGACGCCGCATCGCGTCACGATGTCCGCGTTGATCCAGTTGTCCGCGCCGTGCGGCATGGCGAGCTGCGGCACCCCCGCGTGGGCCGAGGCCAGCGTCGTGCCGGCGCCGCCGTGGTGCACGATCGCGTCGCAGTTCGCCAGCAGCAGGCTCAGCGGTGTCCAGTCGACCACGCGGCAGTTGTCGGGGAGCCGGCCGAGGGGAGCCAGGTGGGGATCGTCGCCCAGGGCCAGCACGAACTCCGCGTCGAGGTCTCCGGCGGCCTGCAGCACCCGGCCCAGGCTCCCCACCCCGGCGACGTGCGGCACGGTGGTGCCCAGGGTGACGCAGATCCGCGGCCGCTGCCTCGGCTCCACCAGCCAGCCGGGGATCGCACCACCGCCGTGGTACGGCACCGACCGCATGGTCCAGCCGGTGCCCTCGCCGTACATCAGGTGCTCGGGCGCGAAGTACAGGCTGGTGACGTCCGGCAGCTCGACCGGCACACCCAGGCGCTCGTACACCGGCGCCAGGTGCGGCAGGAACCGTTGCGGCATGGACCCTTCCCGCAGGAAGCTGAAGCCGTGCTCGACGGCGGGCACTCCGAGGGCGCGCGCGACCAGCAGCGCGGCACCCTGCAGCCGGGAGTAGACGATCAGCTCGGGCTGCCAGGCCCGGGCGAACGCGAGCGTGCCGTCCGCCATGAGGTCGCTGACCCGGCCGAACTTCTCCAGGATGATGTCGGGGGTGACGCCGGCCTGGGCGACCGTCCGGCCGCGCTCCCGCATGCGCTTCGCGCGCTCCTCCACTGTGCCCACCAGGGGGAAGATGGCGTCGAAGTCGGCGCCGGGCGACACGTCCCACACGGGCAGCCCGGTGCGGACCGCCGCGTCGACGGACGTTCCGGAAGTGGCGATGGCGACCTCATGGCCGGCCGTCCGGAAGGCCCACGCCAGTCCGACGGTCGGGAACAGGTGGTCGAGTCCCGGTGACACGGCAAACAGAACACGCACGGTAAGTCCTTCGGCTCGATGGATGCGGATGGTCCGGCCGGGGCTTCGGCACGCGGTGCCCGGCGGCCGGCCGGTTCTGACTCAGACGCCGTCGACCTCGACCCGCCGGTTGTGCACCGTCCAGGAGCCGCCTCGCGGGATCAGGCGGTCGCGGCACACCACGTGACCGTGGATGCGTAGCGGACCGTCGACCACGGTGGACATCGCGAGTGCGTACATCCGGGTGTGCAGTTCGCCGTCGGGCTGCACCGCCACGTCGACCATGCCGAACCAGTGGCGGAACTGCCGGCGTTCCGCCCGCAGGTGCTCCACCCGCGTCCGGACCGTGGCCCGGATGGCCTCGCGCCCGCGCAGCGGCTCCGGCGTGGTGTTGTCCTCGAACACGGCGTCGGGGGTGAAGAAGGAGGCCCACGCATCCACCGCGCCGTCATCGAGCAGCCCCATATGCAGCGCGTAGAACTGCTGGATCTGGGCGTACAGCTGGTCTGGTGCGGGCGTGTCGAGAGCGTTGCGGGTCATGTCACCACGCCTTCCGTAGTGCTCGACGCCGATCGATGGCGTCCTTCGCGATCGACGTGATACTGCCACCGGGCGCCTTGCTCCCCGCTCAAGCCGGACTCGACGACCGGCGCCACCTGTGCGGGTACGCGCCGGGGCTCGAGTACCGCGTCGAGCTGGACTCGAGCCGCCCTCGATCGTCGAGCCCGGCTCAAGCGCCCGCCGAGCCGCCGTGACCACAGTGGTGCGAGCGGGACGCCCGCCGGACGAGGAGGTGGCTGGATGGTCGCAGAGAGCACCGTGGGCCTCGGCGCCTCCGCGGAGAAGGCCGCCCTGATCGCCGGGCAGTACGCCGAGGCGGCGGACGCGGCGCGGGTGCTTCCGGCGGAGGTGGCCGAGGCGCTCGCCGCCGCCGGATTCGCGCGCCACTTCGTGCCCGGCCGGTGGGGCGGCTCGGACGGCGCCGTCGCCGACCTGCTCGAGGCGGCGGCGACGGTGGGACGCGCCTGCCCGTCCGCGGCGTGGTGCGCCGCGGTGGCCGCGGGCGCGGCGCGGATGGGCGTGTTCCTGCCTCGCGACGGGCAGGCCGAGCTGTGGGCGCAGGGCCCGGACAGTGTGGTGGTGGGCGCGCTCGTGCCCTCAGGAGAGTGCCGTCCCGTGCCGGGTGGGTGGGTGCTGAGCGGCACGTGGCCCTCCACGAGCGCGGTGGACCACTCGGACTGGGCGCTGGTGGCGGTGCCGGTACGGACCGATGCCCAGGCCCGGATCTTCTTCTTCGCCGTCCCGCGCAAGGACTACGGCGTCACGGACAGCTGGTTCACGGTGGGGATGCGGGGCACCGGCAGCAACACGCTGACCATGCACGAGGTGTTCGTGCCCGCCCACCGGGTGTTCGACCGGGAGGCCATGCTCCGCGGGCAGGCGGTGGACAGCACCGCGCCGTGCCACCGGGTGCCGCTGCGGGCGGTGAGCGGCGTGCTGTTCGCCGCGCCGGCGCTCGGCGCCGCCCGAGGAGCCTTCGCGGCGTGGTCGGCCTCGATGACCGACCGGTTGGTCGCGCCCGGCGCTGCGCCGGCCCTGCGCTCCCAGGCGCAGCAGGTCGCCGCCCGGTCGGCCGGCGAGATCGACGCCGCCGAACTGCTGCTGCGCCGCGTCGCCCGCGCCTGCGACCGCGGCGGGCTGTCCCCGGCTGAGGCCGTCCGCATGCCCTACGACTGTGCCCTCGCGGTGGATCTCCTCGTCGGCGCGGTGGAGCGGGTCTTCCGCGCCGCCGGGTCGAGGGGCCAGTCCACGGCCGGACCGCTGCAGCGGTTGTGGCGCGACATCCATTGCCTGTCCACCCACGTCGCGCTGCAGGCCGAGACCGCGGGGGCCGCCTACGGCGACCACCTGCTCGGTGTCGCCGTGCCGCCCGGAACAGTGCAGGAGAGGGAAAGATGACATTGCCTACCGAGCAGGACGGGACCTTCGTGTCCGCCGAGCTGTACGCCCAGGTACAGCAGTTCTACGCCTTTCAGATGAACCTCATCGACGAGCGCGACGCCGAGCGCTGGGCGGACACCTTCACGGAGGACGCGGTCTTCCAGGAGGCGAGCCGGATGGACCCGCTGCACGGCCGCGGAGCCATCCGGACGTCCGCGCGGGCCAACGCCGATCGCTTCCTGCACAGCGGCGTCCAGCTGCGGCACTGGCTGGGCATGTTGCAGGTGCGGCAGGAGCCCGACGGCTCGCTGAGGACCCGCTGCTACGCGCTGGCGATGCGCACGCCGACCGGCGGCGAGTTGGACGTCTTCGTCAGCGTGGTGTGCCGCGACCACCTCGTACCCGCCGACGGCGGCTGGCTGGTCGCGCACCGCGACCTGACGCACGACTCCGCCGGCAAGTGATCGCAGGAACCGTCCCGGCGCGGCCGAGCGCCGGACCGAGAGGAGCACTGACGCCGTGAGGCTGGGCATCGTCTTCTTCCCCACCGTCGGACCGCAGGACAGGCCGGCGCAGCAGTATTTCTCCGAGGCACTCCAGCTCGTCGACCTGGCGGAGGAGCTCGGCTTCCATCACGTCAAGATGGTCGAGCACTACTTCTTCCCGTACGGCGGGTACAGCCCGGACCCGGTCACCTTCCTGGCCGCGGCGGCGGGCCGCACCCGACGGGTACGGCTGGGCACCAGCGCCACGATCCCGGCGTTCGTGCACCCGGTGAAGCTGGCCGGCAAGCTGGCCATGCTCGACAACATCTCGAACGGCCGGGTGGACGCCGCCTTCGGCCGGGCCTTCCTGCCCGACGAGTTCAAGGCGTTCGGGATCCCGATGGACGAGAGCCGGGCCCGGTTCACCGAGAGCGTCCGGGCGGTGCAGCTGCTCTGGACCACCGAGGATGCGGTCTTCGAGGGCACCTTCCACAAGTTCGGCCCGGTCACCCTGCTGCCGAGGCCGGTGCAGCAGCCCCACCCGCCGATCTTCGTGACGTCCGCGCGCAGCCTCGACTCCGTGCGCGAGGCGGCCGAGGTGGGCCACCACCTGCAGACCGTGCCGAACGCCATGACGGTCGAGGAGCTGTCCGAGCGGGTCGAGCTGTTCCGATCCTCGTGGCGGGCCAGCGGACATCCCGGCACCGGGCAGATCCACCTGACGTACCCCTGCGTGGTGGCGGCGGATCCCGCGGAGGCGCGCCGCAAGGCGAAGTACGACGAGGAGCGCAACACCGCCGCGATCAGCGCCGCGGTGAGCGCGTGGCGCACGACGAGCAGTACGGCGTACCCCGGCTACGAGAAGCTCGCGGACATCGGCAAGCGGGCCACCTTCGAGGAGAAGCTGGCCGACAACAAGCTCCTGGTCGGTTCGCCGGACGAGGTACGCGGGCAGCTCGGGGACATCGCGCAGCGCTACGGCGACGACCTGACGCTGAGCCTCGGCATCCACTCGGGCCACCTCGACGTCGAGGACGCCGCCACCACCCTGCGGTTGCTCGCCGAGCAGGTGCTGCCCAAGCTCGACAACGACCCGTTCGCAGCGGAGGAGCGGCGATGAGCACCACCACGCCCCGGGTGGTCACGGTCATCGGAGCCGGCACGATCGGCCTCGGATGGGTCACGCTGTTCCTGGCCCACGGGCACCGGGTCCGGGTGAACAGCACCCGGCCCGACGTCGAACCGTCGGTGCGGGAGGCGGTGCGCCTGCTCGCCCCCGGCCTGCCGGGAGCGCACCCGGACCCGGCGGAGCTGCTCGAGCGCCTGGAGGTGGTGCCCGACCTCGAGCGGGCGGTGGACGGCGCCGACGTGGTGCAGGAGAACACCCCGGAGAACCTGGAGCTCAAGCAGGAGCTGTTCGCCCGGCTCGGCAAGGCCGCCGCCCCGCACACGCTGCTGCTGTCGTCGACGTCGACGCTGCTGCCCGAGGCGCTCGGCGCCCGGATGGCGGATCCGTCCCGGGTGCTCGTCGGCCATCCCTTCAACCCGCCCCACGTCGTACCCCTGGTCGAGGTGGTCGCCGCCGCGCACACCGACCCGGCGGCGTTGCAGAGCACCGTCGACTTCTACCGCGGGTCGGGCAAGGTGCCGATCGTGCTGCGCAAGCCCATCGCCGCGTTCGTCGCCAACCGCCTGCAGTCCGCGTTGCTGCAGGAGAGCATCCACCTCGTCCGGGAGGGCGTGGTGACCGTCGAGGAGCTGGACGCGGTCGTGACCAACTCCATCGGCCTGCGGTGGGCCACCATGGGACCGTTCCAGTCGTTCCACCTCGGCGGCGGGCTGGGCGGGCTGCGCAAGTGGCTGACGACGCTGGGCGCCGGCCTGCAGAAGGGCTGGGAGGGCCTGGGCCGCCCGGTGCTCGACGAGGACACCATCGAACTGTTGCTCGCCCAGGCGGACGACGCCTTCGGCGCGCACCGGTACGACGAGCTCGTCGCCCGCCGGGACCGGCTACAGAGGACCGTGCTGGAAGCGCTGCGGGACGCGGAGACCAGCTGACCTCGTGCGGGCGCCGCCCGCCCACGTCCCGGGAGGGGGATCCGTGTTTTCCGATCTATCGGAGTTCGACGCCTGGCTCGCGGACCGGCGCGCCGCGACGGCCTACGACGTCACCGTCGCGGGGCTCGACGGACTCGACGGGTGGCGTACCGAGCCGGAGACCGGCGACCTGGTCCATCGCACCGGCGGCTTCTTCACGGTGACCGGCATCCAGGTGGAGACGGACCACCGGGAGGTGGCCTCCTGGACGCAGCCCATCATCGTGCAGCGGGAGGTCGGCATCCTTGGCCTGGCCGTACGGCGGGTCGGCGGTGTCCTGCACTGCCTGCTGCAGGCCAAGATGGAGCCCGGCAATGTGAACGGCCTGCAGCTCTCGCCCACCGTGCAGGCCACGCGGAGCAACTACCGCCGGGTGCACCGCGGGCACGCCGTTCCCTACCTGGAATACTTCCTGGCCCCGCGGCGCGGGCGGGTCGTGTTCGACGCGCTGCAGTCCGAACAGGGCTCGTGGTTCCTGGGCAAGCGCAACCGCAACATGGTCGTCGAGGTGGACGAGGCGCCGCCGCTGCGGGACAACTTCTGCTGGCTGAGCCTCGACCAGCTCCGCGAGCTCCTGCGCCGCGACAACGTGGTCAACATGGACTCCCGTAGCGTGCTCGCCGGCCTGGCACCGCCGGGGCCGGCCGGGGCGGCGGAGGACGCTGCCGCCCTGCACACCCGGGCCCAGCTGCTGAGCTGGTTCACCGAGGCCAAGACCCGCTACCGGCTGGAGCGCCGGGTCATCCCGCTGGCCCGGGTGCGCGACTGGACCCGGTCGCCGGAGGAGATCCGCCACGACTCCGGCGAGTTCTTCAGGATCATCGGGGTCGACGTGCAGGCCGGCTTCCGGGAGGTGGCGCGGTGGTCCCAGCCCATGCTCGCGCCGGCCTCCCGCGGCGTCAGCGCCTTCGTCGCCCGGTGGATCCGCGGCGCACTGCACCTGCTCGTGCACGCGCAGACCGAGGCGGGCACCGGCGATCTGGTCGAGATGTCGCCCACGGTCAACTGCGCGCCCGCGAACTACCGGCTGCTGGGCGGCGACCGGCGACCGAGGTTCCTCGACTACGTGCTGTCCGTGCCGCGGGAGCGCCGCATGGTCGACGTGATCCACTCGGAGGAGGGCGGGCGGTTCTACCACGCGGAGAACCGCTACCTGGTCGTCCTCGCCGACGACGACTTCCCGGTCGACGTGCCGGAGGACTTCGTCTGGATGACCATCGACCAGCTCACCGCGTTCGTCCAGTACGGCAACCATGTGAACGTCTCCGCCCGTTCGATCCTGAGCTGCCTCGCGGCGGGCGCCGGCCGGCACGAGGAGCGCGACGCCGGCCTGGTGGGTGAGCGGCGGTGACCGGGCGCCCGCTCCGCCTTGGCGTGCTCGGGTGCGCCGACATCGCCGTGCGGCGGGTGCTTCCCGCTGTCGCTGCGTCGCCTTCGCTGGCACTGGTGGCCGTGGGCAGCCGCGACCCGGACCGGGGCCGGGCGGTCACCGGCCGATTCGGCGGCGAAGCGGTCGAGGGGTACGACGCCGTCCTCGAACGCTCCGACGTCGATGCTGTCTACGTTCCGCTGCCCGCCGCGCTGCACCACGAGTGGGTGTGCCGGGCGATCCGGGCGGGCAAGCACGTGCTGGCCGAGAAGCCGCTCACCACCACCCTCGCGGAGACCGAGGAGGCGGTCGCGCTGGCCCGGGACGCCGGGCTGGTGCTGCGGGAGAACTTCATGTTCGTCCACCACAGCCAGCACCGGCACGTCCGCGCCCTGATCGCCGACGGGGCCGTCGGGCGGGTACGTGCCGTCACGGCCAGGTTCGCCGTGCCGCCGCGACCGCCGGGTGACATCCGCCTCCAGCGGCACCTCGGCGGCGGTGCGCTCAACGACGTCGGGGTCTATCCGCTGCGGGCCGCCCAGCTGCTCCTCGGGCCGGAGCTGACCGTGCGGACCGCCGAACTCGACGTCGACGAGCGGCTCGGCGTCGACCTCGGCGGCCGCGTGCTCGTCCAGGGCCCGGACGACATGTCCGCGCATCTCACCTTCGGCATGGCACACGACTACACCTCCCGGTACGAGGTTGACGGGGACCTCGGCCGGATCCGGCTCGACCACGCCTTCACCCCCGCCGCCACCCACCGGCCGACGGTGCACGTGGAGCGGCAGGGGACGGTGCGCGAAGTGGTCCTGCCGGCGGACGACCAGTGCAGCAACACCCTGGCCGCCTTCGCGCGGGCCGTACGGCGGGGGCCACTCGTCGACGACAGCATCGTCACCCAGGCCGGGCTCGTCGAGGCCGGCCGGCAAGCCGCGCACGACCGGGCACAGGCGCTCCGGTGAGCGGGGAAACGTCGCGGATCGGATAGGGGAAGAATGGACAACCAGAAGCGCGAGATCCTTTCGCTCGTGCGCGACTACCACGAGAGCCGTGCCGGGGGTGAGTTCACGCCCGGCGAGACGCAGCTGCTGGCCTCCGGCGCGACGCTCGACGCCGACGACCGGGTCGCCCTGGTCGAGGCCGCCCTGGAAATGCGCATCGCGGCGGGCGTCAGCTCGCAGCGCTTCGAGCGCGAGTTCGCCCGCTACTTCGGGCTGCGCAAGGCACACCTGACCAACTCGGGCTCGTCGGCGAACCTGCTCGCGCTCAGCGCGTTGACCTCACCGCAGCTGGAGGAGCATCGGCTGCGGCCGGGCGACGAGGTCGTCACCGTGGCGGCCGGCTTTCCCACGACCGTCAATCCGATCATCAACAACGGCCTGGTGCCGGTCTTCGTCGACATCGAGCTGGGCACCTACAACACGACGCCCGAGCGGGTCGCCGCCGCGATCGGGCCCCGCACCAGGGCCATCATGATCGCGCACTCGCTGGGCAACCCGTACGCCGTCGAGGAGATGGCGCAGCTCGCCGAGGACAGGAACCTGTTCCTCATCGAGGACAACTGCGACGCGGTCGGCACGACCTACCGGGGCCGGCTGACCGGCACCTTCGGCGACCTGGCGACCACGAGCTTCTACCCCGCGCACCACATCACCATGGGCGAGGGGGGTTGCGTGCTCACGGACAACCTCGCGCTGGCCCGGATCGTCGAGTCCATCCGCGACTGGGGACGGGACTGCTGGTGTGAGCCCGGGCAGGACAACAAGTGCCTCAAGCGCTTCGACCACCAGCTGGGCACGTTGCCGCGTGGCTACGACCACAAGTACATCTTCTCCCACGTGGGATACAACCTGAAGTCGACCGACCTGCAGGCGGCGCTGGGACTCAGCCAGCTCCAGCGGGTGACGGACTTCGGCACGGTACGGCGCCGCAACTGGGCGCGCCTGCGGGAGATCGTCGACGGGCTGCCGGGACTCATCCTGCCCGAGCCGACCCCGGGCAGCGACCCCAGCTGGTTCGGCTTCGTGCTCACCGTCGACCCGGAGGCCTCGTACACCCGGCAGGCGCTGGTGGATCATCTCGAGTCGCGGCGGATCAGCACGCGCCGGTTCTTCGGCGGCAACCTCACCCGGCACCCGGCCTACGCCGACGTGCAGTACCGCGTGGCCGGCCCGTTGGACAACAGCGATGTCGTCACCGAGCACACCTTCTGGGTGGGCGTGTACCCGAGTCTCACCGTCGAGATGGTGGACTACATCGGCGAGACGATCCGGGACTTCGTGCTCAAGCGCTAGACCGGCGTCCCGGCACGAAGAAGCCCGCCGGCCCCGGGGCCGGCGGGCTTGCCCGTCCGTACCTACTCCAGCAGCTGCCGGTGCAGCTCCTGGATCTCCGGTGACGGGTCGATGCCCAGCTCGTCGCCGAGGGTCCGGCGCAGATGGTGGTAGACGCCGAGCGCGTCACTGCGTCGTCCGCAGCGGTCCAGCACCTGCATCAGCCGCTGGTGGAACCACTCGTCCAGGGGGTACTGCGCCACGGTGGAGCGCAGCTCACCGACCAGCTCCCGGTGCATGCCCAGCTCGAGCTCCGCCTCGATCGCCATCTGCAGCGCGGTACGGCGCTGCTCCTGCAGGTCGACGACGTGGGCCGTGAGCTGGGGACCGAGCTTGACGTTGGCGAGCGCGTTCTCCGTCCACAGGGCCAGGGCGGCGCGCAGGTTCGCGGACGCCTCGGCGAAGTTCCCCTGCATGAAGTGCGCCCGGCCGGTACGGCGCAGCTCCGCGAAGCTGTCCAGGTCCACCTGGCCCGGCCGGAGCCGGAGGATGTACCCGGGCGACTGCGTGATCAGCATGTTGCCGTCGGCGCCGTCGCCGAGGCCTTCCCGTTCGATGAGCCGGCGCAGCTGGTAGACGTACGTCTGGATCGTGGTGAGCGCGCTGCGAGGCGGCTCGTCACCCCACAGTTCGTTGATCAGCGACTCGGTCTGCACCGCGCGGTTGGCCCTCATGAGTAACAGCGCCAGCACCTGCAAGACCTTGGGCGTCTTCGGCGTGCAATCCCGTCCGCCGTTCCAGACCCGCAGCGAACCGAGCGTGACGAACGTGACGTCCTGGTTCTCCATTGCGGCGCGGTGGCCGTGCTGCCGGGATGCGAAGTCGTGCACTGGAAAGTGACTCTTCAAGGAATCCGGCTCGGCGTACAACAAAATAACCCCCGTGTGTTGTTGTGCTGCTGGACAGTTCCGTCGGCTCGTGCTGTCATCCGGTAAAGGCATGCCTCCGATGCGCTGTGCGGCCCGGGAAAGCGCCCCGCCTCGGCGCTGATGCCGGGCTTCGGACGAGGTTGTGGTGCCTGGTCAAACGCTTCTTACTTGTCTTCAGTAAAGTTCCGGCGCATGCCACCGGTCAACCCCGTGACGCTGAGTGCGGATTGGTCTCTTTACATAGGACTTGACGTTGGCCCGGCGAACGCCCGCCACGGTATCGACCGGACAAGGCGGAGGGCTGCAAACTTTTCGTAACGTCGCAGATCGATGCAGGCCACAGGCCTGCGAGGTCGTTAACTTTCGCAACGTAGCCAGG
Protein-coding regions in this window:
- a CDS encoding GNAT family N-acetyltransferase, with the protein product MRIERITDAAVVRRAADLFDGPPLPEATEKFLAAPAITSCWPYACDRAVGMISGVEMTHPDKGTEMFVYELGVAPHARLRGVGTALVRALADIARERGCYGMWVGTEHDNEAVQRTYRRAGANGY
- a CDS encoding nucleotide disphospho-sugar-binding domain-containing protein; this translates as MRVLFAVSPGLDHLFPTVGLAWAFRTAGHEVAIATSGTSVDAAVRTGLPVWDVSPGADFDAIFPLVGTVEERAKRMRERGRTVAQAGVTPDIILEKFGRVSDLMADGTLAFARAWQPELIVYSRLQGAALLVARALGVPAVEHGFSFLREGSMPQRFLPHLAPVYERLGVPVELPDVTSLYFAPEHLMYGEGTGWTMRSVPYHGGGAIPGWLVEPRQRPRICVTLGTTVPHVAGVGSLGRVLQAAGDLDAEFVLALGDDPHLAPLGRLPDNCRVVDWTPLSLLLANCDAIVHHGGAGTTLASAHAGVPQLAMPHGADNWINADIVTRCGVGLNREPEEMTVDDLHALLGDPTIRKAAGALAAELAAEPGPDQLVPRLVGLAETATRVRG
- a CDS encoding nuclear transport factor 2 family protein, giving the protein MTRNALDTPAPDQLYAQIQQFYALHMGLLDDGAVDAWASFFTPDAVFEDNTTPEPLRGREAIRATVRTRVEHLRAERRQFRHWFGMVDVAVQPDGELHTRMYALAMSTVVDGPLRIHGHVVCRDRLIPRGGSWTVHNRRVEVDGV
- a CDS encoding acyl-CoA dehydrogenase family protein, whose amino-acid sequence is MVAESTVGLGASAEKAALIAGQYAEAADAARVLPAEVAEALAAAGFARHFVPGRWGGSDGAVADLLEAAATVGRACPSAAWCAAVAAGAARMGVFLPRDGQAELWAQGPDSVVVGALVPSGECRPVPGGWVLSGTWPSTSAVDHSDWALVAVPVRTDAQARIFFFAVPRKDYGVTDSWFTVGMRGTGSNTLTMHEVFVPAHRVFDREAMLRGQAVDSTAPCHRVPLRAVSGVLFAAPALGAARGAFAAWSASMTDRLVAPGAAPALRSQAQQVAARSAGEIDAAELLLRRVARACDRGGLSPAEAVRMPYDCALAVDLLVGAVERVFRAAGSRGQSTAGPLQRLWRDIHCLSTHVALQAETAGAAYGDHLLGVAVPPGTVQERER
- a CDS encoding nuclear transport factor 2 family protein; its protein translation is MTLPTEQDGTFVSAELYAQVQQFYAFQMNLIDERDAERWADTFTEDAVFQEASRMDPLHGRGAIRTSARANADRFLHSGVQLRHWLGMLQVRQEPDGSLRTRCYALAMRTPTGGELDVFVSVVCRDHLVPADGGWLVAHRDLTHDSAGK
- a CDS encoding LLM class flavin-dependent oxidoreductase yields the protein MRLGIVFFPTVGPQDRPAQQYFSEALQLVDLAEELGFHHVKMVEHYFFPYGGYSPDPVTFLAAAAGRTRRVRLGTSATIPAFVHPVKLAGKLAMLDNISNGRVDAAFGRAFLPDEFKAFGIPMDESRARFTESVRAVQLLWTTEDAVFEGTFHKFGPVTLLPRPVQQPHPPIFVTSARSLDSVREAAEVGHHLQTVPNAMTVEELSERVELFRSSWRASGHPGTGQIHLTYPCVVAADPAEARRKAKYDEERNTAAISAAVSAWRTTSSTAYPGYEKLADIGKRATFEEKLADNKLLVGSPDEVRGQLGDIAQRYGDDLTLSLGIHSGHLDVEDAATTLRLLAEQVLPKLDNDPFAAEERR
- a CDS encoding 3-hydroxyacyl-CoA dehydrogenase NAD-binding domain-containing protein: MSTTTPRVVTVIGAGTIGLGWVTLFLAHGHRVRVNSTRPDVEPSVREAVRLLAPGLPGAHPDPAELLERLEVVPDLERAVDGADVVQENTPENLELKQELFARLGKAAAPHTLLLSSTSTLLPEALGARMADPSRVLVGHPFNPPHVVPLVEVVAAAHTDPAALQSTVDFYRGSGKVPIVLRKPIAAFVANRLQSALLQESIHLVREGVVTVEELDAVVTNSIGLRWATMGPFQSFHLGGGLGGLRKWLTTLGAGLQKGWEGLGRPVLDEDTIELLLAQADDAFGAHRYDELVARRDRLQRTVLEALRDAETS
- a CDS encoding NDP-hexose 2,3-dehydratase family protein, encoding MFSDLSEFDAWLADRRAATAYDVTVAGLDGLDGWRTEPETGDLVHRTGGFFTVTGIQVETDHREVASWTQPIIVQREVGILGLAVRRVGGVLHCLLQAKMEPGNVNGLQLSPTVQATRSNYRRVHRGHAVPYLEYFLAPRRGRVVFDALQSEQGSWFLGKRNRNMVVEVDEAPPLRDNFCWLSLDQLRELLRRDNVVNMDSRSVLAGLAPPGPAGAAEDAAALHTRAQLLSWFTEAKTRYRLERRVIPLARVRDWTRSPEEIRHDSGEFFRIIGVDVQAGFREVARWSQPMLAPASRGVSAFVARWIRGALHLLVHAQTEAGTGDLVEMSPTVNCAPANYRLLGGDRRPRFLDYVLSVPRERRMVDVIHSEEGGRFYHAENRYLVVLADDDFPVDVPEDFVWMTIDQLTAFVQYGNHVNVSARSILSCLAAGAGRHEERDAGLVGERR
- a CDS encoding Gfo/Idh/MocA family protein is translated as MLGCADIAVRRVLPAVAASPSLALVAVGSRDPDRGRAVTGRFGGEAVEGYDAVLERSDVDAVYVPLPAALHHEWVCRAIRAGKHVLAEKPLTTTLAETEEAVALARDAGLVLRENFMFVHHSQHRHVRALIADGAVGRVRAVTARFAVPPRPPGDIRLQRHLGGGALNDVGVYPLRAAQLLLGPELTVRTAELDVDERLGVDLGGRVLVQGPDDMSAHLTFGMAHDYTSRYEVDGDLGRIRLDHAFTPAATHRPTVHVERQGTVREVVLPADDQCSNTLAAFARAVRRGPLVDDSIVTQAGLVEAGRQAAHDRAQALR
- the rfbH gene encoding lipopolysaccharide biosynthesis protein RfbH, with translation MDNQKREILSLVRDYHESRAGGEFTPGETQLLASGATLDADDRVALVEAALEMRIAAGVSSQRFEREFARYFGLRKAHLTNSGSSANLLALSALTSPQLEEHRLRPGDEVVTVAAGFPTTVNPIINNGLVPVFVDIELGTYNTTPERVAAAIGPRTRAIMIAHSLGNPYAVEEMAQLAEDRNLFLIEDNCDAVGTTYRGRLTGTFGDLATTSFYPAHHITMGEGGCVLTDNLALARIVESIRDWGRDCWCEPGQDNKCLKRFDHQLGTLPRGYDHKYIFSHVGYNLKSTDLQAALGLSQLQRVTDFGTVRRRNWARLREIVDGLPGLILPEPTPGSDPSWFGFVLTVDPEASYTRQALVDHLESRRISTRRFFGGNLTRHPAYADVQYRVAGPLDNSDVVTEHTFWVGVYPSLTVEMVDYIGETIRDFVLKR
- a CDS encoding AfsR/SARP family transcriptional regulator, with amino-acid sequence MENQDVTFVTLGSLRVWNGGRDCTPKTPKVLQVLALLLMRANRAVQTESLINELWGDEPPRSALTTIQTYVYQLRRLIEREGLGDGADGNMLITQSPGYILRLRPGQVDLDSFAELRRTGRAHFMQGNFAEASANLRAALALWTENALANVKLGPQLTAHVVDLQEQRRTALQMAIEAELELGMHRELVGELRSTVAQYPLDEWFHQRLMQVLDRCGRRSDALGVYHHLRRTLGDELGIDPSPEIQELHRQLLE